In the Cryptomeria japonica unplaced genomic scaffold, Sugi_1.0 HiC_scaffold_84, whole genome shotgun sequence genome, one interval contains:
- the LOC131864368 gene encoding putative germin-like protein 2-1, producing MANRMIYFTLGLFLLICCYSDRVMAGDPDPLQDFCVADEESNVLVNGFVCKDPMQVSANDFFFRGLGQAGNTDNDVGSNVTMANVKQIPGLNTFGISLVRIDYAVGGINPPHTHPRATEVLVLLEGQLLVGFIDTSNKFFSKSLEKGDVFVFPKALVHFQQNVGHENAVAIAGLSSQFPGVQTIANSLFAANPPLPDSVLSKAFRITQELVNYIQKKFAY from the exons ATGGCTAACCGCATGATTTACTTCACGTTGGGACTTTTTCTGTTGATATGCTGTTACAGCGACAGGGTCATGGCAGGGGATCCGGATCCCTTGCAAGATTTCTGCGTTGCAGATGAGGAAAGCAACG TTTTGGTGAACGGGTTCGTTTGCAAAGACCCAATGCAAGTTTCAGCAAACGATTTCTTCTTCCGGGGACTTGGGCAGGCAGGGAACACCGACAATGATGTGGGCTCCAACGTAACGATGGCGAACGTTAAACAGATACCAGGCCTCAATACGTTTGGAATATCGTTGGTCCGCATCGACTACGCAgtgggtggaataaatcctcctcacacacacccaagagccaccgaagttcttgttttactggaaggccagcttcttgtgggtttcattgacacCAGCAACAAATTTTTCAGCAAAAGTttggagaagggagatgtgtttgtgtttccaaaggcacttgttcatttccagcagaatgtggggCATGAAAATGCAGTGGCCATAGCTGGATTGAGCAGCCAGTTTCCCGGAGTTCAGACAATCGCCAATTCTCTGTTTGCGGCGAATCCCCCTCTCCCCGATTCCGTTTTGAGCAAGGCCTTCCGCATCACCCAGGAACTGGTgaattacattcaaaagaaattcgcatactaa